One genomic window of Amphiura filiformis chromosome 3, Afil_fr2py, whole genome shotgun sequence includes the following:
- the LOC140148688 gene encoding uncharacterized protein isoform X2 produces the protein MMMETLPFAYTYTRLLPSFDPARLMLFEGNSSLGTDFSSDSHKELPTKLNRQRRSTERRDLSQALNFDENHRPTPPTQIPTTTTCTTGTQTVLVGVRLEDSELVGIPQVNPALPTDSSSALSSPSIINQPTGIFGVVRHHQLRPSVITCAPPPTQRESTQTIARTSPFRPNGYTSAQTNSTFRREITSSGFCDPVIEEHFRRSLGENYKETLPKSPDVPTDNEHKEVSITGSVDDHFAKALGDQWTNIKKTVQDSQKKATPPSSPAPSSPVAPQSSSPVPNGITAPRN, from the exons GTAATAGCTCACTAGGTACAGATTTCAGTTCCGATTCACACAAAGAATTACCCACCAAGTTAAACAGGCAAAGAAGAAGCACAGAGAGACGAGATCTTTCACAAGCCCTCAACTTTGATGAAAACCACAGGCCAACGCCACCAACACAAATACCAACAACGACAACATGTACAACAGGGACACAAAC TGTACTTGTAGGGGTCAGGTTAGAAGACAGTGAGTTAGTTGGCATACCTCAGGTCAACCCAGCATTACCAACAGACAGTAGTTCAGCATTGAGTTCACCAAGCATTATTAATCAACCAACCG GTATTTTTGGTGTTGTAAGGCATCATCAGTTGAGACCATCAGTCATTACCTGCGCACCTCCTCCAACACAACGGGAATCAACACAAACCATTGCCAGGACGAGTCcattcagaccaaatggttataccAGTGCGCAAACTAACAGCACCTTCCGCAGAGAAATCACTTCATCAG GTTTCTGTGACCCAGTGATAGAGGAACATTTCAGAAGAAGCCTAGGAGAAAACTACAAAGAAACACTCCCCAAATCACCCGATGTACCCACAGACAATGAACATAAAGAAGTATCCATCACTGGCTCTGTAGACGATCACTTTGCCAAAGCACTTGGAGACCAGTGGACAAACATTAAGAAAACAGTGCAGGACTCACAAAAGAAAGCcacaccaccatcatcaccagcACCATCATCACCAGTGGCACCACAGAGTTCCAGTCCGGTACCGAATGGGATAACAGCTCCAAGAAACTGA